Below is a window of Bacteroidales bacterium DNA.
GAATTCATCAACACGCATATCATATTCAACCCCTCTTATTTGTTTTAATTTCTCTATCGGATTGGATATTATTTTAATATTTTTTTTCAGTTTTAAATCAGAAGGTGCCGGCATATATCCCCAACTAGAATATACCGCGCCATCAAAATATCCTGCCCAGCCAGAAATGTTAGTCTGAATGCCATGAACACCCCTTCCTGCAAAGTTTGAATTTGCCACACCTCTCACTCCTGCACCATTTGATTGATTTCCATTATACTCGCCCTGTATGCAGTAAATGGCATTTGCCCCACTTGAATTTGATGACGCAAACACACCTCCTGAGTTACCGGTTATCGTATTTGGCACATAAACACTTAAAGCCCAGGGGAAAGATGTGTTAGCCACAGCCGAAGTCAAATCTCCGGTCATAGTTGTTGTAGTAGCACCCCATGTCCACTCTCCGGCAGCAGATGCCCTGCCCCTTAAAACATTACCTGTATAAAAATCAATAGGGATTGCATCAGTAGTTCCTAACTTATTGCTCACGTCAGTAGTTAAACCTGTGTTCAAACTTGTAAGCCATGCTCCTTTTGTTGTAGTTATTGTACTTGCACAACCTGTAACATAAGAGGTACCATTATTGTTAAACTCATGAGCCGTTACATTACATGTCGGGCCTGTAGGGCCTATGGGACCAACAGAACCTTGTGAACCGTTTGCCCCTGTTGCGCCTGTCGGGCCTATGGGGCCGACTGGGCCTTGCGGGCCGGTAGCTCCGGTAGGGCCAGTTGCTCCATCAGGACCAGCGGGGCCTTGAGGACCAGTAGTTCCGTCAGGGCCGGTTGCTCCTGTTGGACCTATTGGGCCGGCAGGACCTTGCTGGCCAGTGGCTCCTGCAGGACCAGTTGCTCCAGTGGGACCAGCGGGGCCTTGAGGGCCGGTTGCTCCGTCAGAGCCAGTTGCCCCTGTTGGGCCTATTGGACCTGCAGAACCTTGTGGACCAGTAGCTCCAGCGGGGCCGGCAGGGCCTTGTGTCCCAGTTGCGCCTGTAGGACCAGCAGGGCCTTGTGGACCCGTTGCTCCGGCGGGACCAGCAGGACCTTGTGCACCAGTTGCTCCAGCGGGACCGGCAGGACCTTGTGGGCCAGTAGCTCCAGCGGGGCCGGCAGGACCTTGTGCCCCAGTTGCACCTGCAGGGCCAGCAGGACCTTGTAAACCCTGTGGACCAGGAGGGCCAGTAGGACCAGTAACCCCTGTAACTCCATGAGAGTCACACAATGAAAACCAACTTGCTGCAAATAAATCATAATAAAAAACACATCTTAAATCCGTATCATAAACTAACAACCCATTAGCAGGATTTGGAATAGCTAACCTCATGGCTGTTGTAAGCCGGGGAATAAGAACCCCTTTATCCAAAGCGTCCACATCAAGGGCTGCCGACGGATGAGGATTGGCCCCAGTGGCATTTATTCCAACATTATTTTGAGCAATTGCATATTTAACAAAAAAAATCAGAATAAATACTGCTAAAATAAGTTTATTATTTAATCTCATAACCTGTTAATTTACTGTATTAATGTTACTACTCCTTTATAATTATACTCCATCCCTTCTTTATCGGTTAAAAATAATATCCATGCATAAACTCCTTCCGGACATATTTTATCTGAATTCCCGGTTCTTCCATCCCATGGTTTGTTTATATCATCCATTATATATACAAGATTCCCCCATCGGTTATATATAAACATATTTAATTTAAGTTTATCAAGATTCATACCTATGGGGACAAAAAATTCATTCAACCCATCACCATTAGGTGTAAAAGCGCTAGGAAAATAAATTTCCCAATTAACAACTTCCTCAACCAGACACCAGGGAGCGTAAAAATCGTCCGCTGAAATACTGTCAATATAAACTTTATGCTCATCTGTATTTATATTACCGCGCGGGGACATATCGCTCCATGTATGTTGCAGTGTGTTGTGCCTGATTGCTTTCATTTCTATTTCAACAATACCTGCGTTACAACTCTCATTAATGTCCTGTGGAGTGTATTTTAAAATTATTCCCACATCAGGTTTTGTTTGATAATAAACAGGGTTAATATACCAAAACCTGTCGGCAATATATTCATAACTCCTGTCCAATTCATTCACTCCCGGAGGGAACGGCACATTCTGACATGGTGTTGGATATGTTCCAAAACGTATCATTCCATTATCGGGAGAGGCTGCAGTTTTTGTAACCACAGTAACTTCCAGGTCGGCAGTATTATCAAAGCCACTACCAAAAGGCACTGTATAGCCATTTACTTCAGAACCAATATACCAATCCACAAGCCCGAGTCCTTCATTTGTATTAGTTTCACTAATAATGCATCCGCTTTTATACTGTATAGCTGAAGGAAACCGATTTAAAATCCTTATGTTGTTTGCATTCAGCAATAATTGAGCATTAACGGTAAGTGTGTCGTTGATTTTACAATCAGCAACTTTTAATATTTTCTTATAATTATCCAAAATAAGATTTTCAAAGATAGTAGGATTTGTTCCCTCAATATATTGCTTGGAAGTTCCATTCAGAATAACATGACCAACTGTCCCAGCACCAATAGAAACCAGAACCTCATTGTTGGCAAGATTAACCCAATTTCGTTTTAAAATAATATTACCATCAAGATTTATTTTCCCGTCGATGGCGCCATAACTTTTATTAATGTAATCTCCTCCAATAACAAGGTACGCACCTTCTCTTATCACAATGTTGCCACCGTTGTTAACCAAGGTCTGGGAAAAAGTTGTATTATATAAACAGAAATAACACACAAACATGCAAAATAACCATATAAAAATGTGTTTTTTCATCACTTAAATCTGACTATATAAATACATACGCAAATTTACCTAAAATATTTGTTGTTTATAAAAAAATTCATAATTTTTCTAACAGCAATTCTGAATGTACTAAATATTAACATTCTTAAGTTGTTCAACAGCCTTGGTGATATCATCACTTTTGAAAATTGCATTTCCAGCTACAACAATATCAGCGCCGGCTTTTACAACATTTTTTATATTATTTATATCGATGCCTCCGTCAACCTGTATTTTACAATCAGATTTCATATCTGTAATCAGTTTTTTTGCTTTTTCAATCTTTGCTAAAGTTTGCATAATAAACTTCTGCCCGCCAAAACCGGGGTTAACAGACATTATAAGCAGTAAATCAAGTTTTTGAATGATTTCAGCAAGCATGTTAACTGTAGTATGGGGATTAATGGCAAGGCCTGCTTTAATATTAAATGATTGGATATAATCAATGGAACGGTGAAGATGAACGGCTGATTCGAAATGTATAGTCAAATATGCTGGTTTATATTCCGCAAAACGGGCAATGTACCTATCGGGGTCCATAATCATTAGATGAATATCAAAGGGCTTACCAATGTAACCTTTTAAAGAATCAAGGACAGTAAATCCAAACGAAATATTAGGCACAAAAACACCATCCATAACATCTATATGGATAAAATCGGCTTCACTTCCGTTAATGATTTCAATTTGTTCTCTAAGATAGCCAAAATCAGCAGAAAGTATTGAAGGGGAAATTAAATGGCTCATATTTTATGCAAATTATTTTGCACAAATATAATAAAGGTTTGACTAGCCAAGGTAAAATTTCAGGTTTTTACTTCGCGATGTAATTTTCAACCTGCGTATCGCCTTTTCTCGTATTTGTCTGACGCGTTCTCGTGTGAGGTCAAATTTAACTGCTATTTCATCCAGAGTTAAAGGTAAAGAATCGTTCAGTCCATAAGTAAATCGAAGAATATCCGCTTCCCTTGGTGTTAATGTTGTAAATGCTCTTTCAATTTCTTTTCGTAATGAATCAAGCAACAATTTTGTTTCCGGGTCAAACATTTCATCGCTTTTAAGCATATCTGTCAAAGTAGTATCTTCATCCGGGGCAATTGGAGCATCCATTGACAAATGTTTTCCGGCATTCTTTAAAGAATCTTTTATTTCTGTTTCAGAAAGATTCAGTATCTCAGCAATCTCATCCGCATTAGGCTCCCGCTGGTGCAACTGTTCAAAAGCATTGTATGTTTTATTTATCCTGTTCAAGGTTCCAATCTTGTTCAAGGGCAAACGTACTATCCTTGATTGTTCTGCAATAGCCTGAAGTATAGCTTGTCGAATCCACCATACCGCATAAGATATAAATTTAAACCCTTTTGTTTCGTCAAAACGCTGTGCTGCTTTTATCAACCCAACATTGCCTTCGTTAATAAGGTCAGGAAGACCCAACCCCTGATTTTGGTATTGTTTTGCCACAGAAACAACAAAACGAAGATTTGCTTTTGTTAATTTATGTAAAGCTTTTTGATCACCCAGCCTGATACGCTGTGCCAACACTACTTCTTCTTCGGCGGTAATCAAATCCACCTTACTTATTTCCTGAAGATACCTATCGAGAGAAGCTTCTTCGCGGTTGGTAACCTGTTTTGCTATTTTAAGTTGTCTCATTTTACACGCTTATAGTAATTATTACTTAAAGCTTTTAAACATCTACTAATAACGAACTGTTGATAGAAACAATTTGTTTTAGTATAAAAAATTCATCAAGAATTTTTAATAAGACAGCTATTATTTTTGAAAGGTTGCTTAGGTTACTTATTTCGTTTTGCCGTCGGGTTTAGGCAATAACACCTTTCTTGACAATTTCAGCTTCCCTGTTTTTTTATCAACATCGATTAGTTTTACCTGAACTTCATCGCCAATTTTCAATACTTTTTCCACATCATCTGTTCTTGCCCAGTCAATTTCCGAAATATGCAACAATCCGTCTTTCCCCGGCAGAATTTCAATAAATGCGCCAAAAGGCTGGATGTTTCTCACTTTCCCTGTATAAATTTCTCCTATTTCCGGAACTGCAACTATCTTTTTAATCCAGTTCACAGCTTTTTCTGAAGAATCTTTGCTCGTGGATACGATATCCACAATGCCAAATTCTCCTTCTTCTTCAATTACGATGGTTGTGCCTGTAACACTTTGAATTTCCTGTATCACTTTTCCTCCGGGGCCTATTACGGCTCCGATAAATTCCTTAGGAATAGTCATTTTAACTATCCGCGGAACATGAGGCTTATAGTCTTCCCTGGGTGTTGAAATAGCCTTCTCCATTTCACCAAGAATATGAATCCGGCCTTTGCGTGCCTGAGCCAATGCTTCTTTTAAAATTTCATAAGAAAGCCCTTCA
It encodes the following:
- a CDS encoding RNA polymerase sigma factor RpoD/SigA, producing the protein MRQLKIAKQVTNREEASLDRYLQEISKVDLITAEEEVVLAQRIRLGDQKALHKLTKANLRFVVSVAKQYQNQGLGLPDLINEGNVGLIKAAQRFDETKGFKFISYAVWWIRQAILQAIAEQSRIVRLPLNKIGTLNRINKTYNAFEQLHQREPNADEIAEILNLSETEIKDSLKNAGKHLSMDAPIAPDEDTTLTDMLKSDEMFDPETKLLLDSLRKEIERAFTTLTPREADILRFTYGLNDSLPLTLDEIAVKFDLTRERVRQIREKAIRRLKITSRSKNLKFYLG
- the rpe gene encoding ribulose-phosphate 3-epimerase produces the protein MSHLISPSILSADFGYLREQIEIINGSEADFIHIDVMDGVFVPNISFGFTVLDSLKGYIGKPFDIHLMIMDPDRYIARFAEYKPAYLTIHFESAVHLHRSIDYIQSFNIKAGLAINPHTTVNMLAEIIQKLDLLLIMSVNPGFGGQKFIMQTLAKIEKAKKLITDMKSDCKIQVDGGIDINNIKNVVKAGADIVVAGNAIFKSDDITKAVEQLKNVNI
- a CDS encoding gliding motility-associated C-terminal domain-containing protein translates to MKKHIFIWLFCMFVCYFCLYNTTFSQTLVNNGGNIVIREGAYLVIGGDYINKSYGAIDGKINLDGNIILKRNWVNLANNEVLVSIGAGTVGHVILNGTSKQYIEGTNPTIFENLILDNYKKILKVADCKINDTLTVNAQLLLNANNIRILNRFPSAIQYKSGCIISETNTNEGLGLVDWYIGSEVNGYTVPFGSGFDNTADLEVTVVTKTAASPDNGMIRFGTYPTPCQNVPFPPGVNELDRSYEYIADRFWYINPVYYQTKPDVGIILKYTPQDINESCNAGIVEIEMKAIRHNTLQHTWSDMSPRGNINTDEHKVYIDSISADDFYAPWCLVEEVVNWEIYFPSAFTPNGDGLNEFFVPIGMNLDKLKLNMFIYNRWGNLVYIMDDINKPWDGRTGNSDKICPEGVYAWILFLTDKEGMEYNYKGVVTLIQ